A stretch of Corynebacterium timonense DNA encodes these proteins:
- the recN gene encoding DNA repair protein RecN has protein sequence MLTEITIDNLGVIPRATAELSPGLTVLTGETGAGKTMVVTGLRLLSGGRADASRVRTGADKAVVEGAFSVADLPEQERVAVEELAAGAGAEADENGEYVVSRSVRATGRSRAHLGGRAVPAATLGELAGHLITIHGQNDQLRLLSPDQQLAALDRYEPEAAQAVDAYREVWVQWREASRDLKERTEKRRELAQEVDRLQFAIGEIDEVDPHEGEDTELVASINRLQDVDALRDAAETALVAIDGPDAVGAFGGEDEAASTLVGRAESALASASDPALNDLGQRLGEVAGALSDISGELGTYAAGLPSDPEELDKQLQRQQALKALTRKYAPDIAGVLAWRAKAAKRLSKIDTSAEALGELKRRVEELEKSLAGRAAALSAVRARAANALGEAVTAELHGLAMPKARLTVAVTPTAYTRDGADAVELRLAPNDAVEPRPLATSASGGELSRVMLALEVILSAGSSGGTLVFDEVDAGVGGRAAVEIGRRLARLATHNQVIVVTHLPQVAAYADTHLHVAKNVGETTVTSGVVELADEERVEELARMMAGMEDSATGRAHAGELFSRAREEVKSLRS, from the coding sequence ATGCTTACGGAAATCACGATCGACAACCTCGGCGTCATCCCCCGCGCTACGGCGGAGCTTAGCCCAGGGCTGACAGTGCTCACCGGCGAAACCGGAGCGGGAAAGACGATGGTCGTCACCGGCCTCCGCCTGCTGTCCGGGGGGCGTGCCGACGCCTCGCGAGTGCGCACGGGAGCCGACAAGGCCGTCGTGGAGGGGGCGTTCTCCGTCGCAGACCTGCCGGAGCAGGAACGTGTCGCCGTCGAGGAACTCGCCGCGGGGGCGGGGGCGGAAGCTGACGAGAACGGCGAATACGTGGTCTCGCGCTCGGTGCGCGCGACGGGCCGCTCGCGAGCTCACCTGGGTGGTCGGGCCGTCCCGGCGGCGACGCTCGGCGAGCTGGCGGGCCATCTGATCACCATCCACGGGCAGAACGACCAGCTGCGGCTGCTGTCCCCGGACCAGCAGCTCGCCGCTCTCGATCGCTATGAGCCGGAGGCGGCACAGGCGGTGGACGCCTACCGCGAGGTGTGGGTGCAGTGGCGCGAGGCGTCCCGGGACCTGAAGGAACGCACCGAGAAGCGCCGCGAGCTCGCGCAAGAGGTTGACCGCCTCCAGTTCGCCATCGGCGAAATCGACGAGGTTGATCCGCACGAGGGAGAAGACACCGAGCTGGTTGCCAGCATTAACCGCCTGCAGGACGTGGATGCCCTACGCGATGCCGCGGAGACCGCGCTGGTGGCCATCGACGGGCCCGACGCCGTCGGGGCCTTCGGGGGCGAGGATGAGGCAGCGTCTACCCTCGTCGGGCGCGCCGAGTCGGCTTTGGCGTCGGCAAGCGACCCGGCCCTCAACGACCTGGGGCAGCGGCTTGGCGAGGTGGCGGGTGCCCTGTCGGACATCTCCGGGGAGCTAGGTACCTACGCGGCCGGGCTGCCCAGCGACCCGGAGGAACTGGACAAACAGTTGCAGCGCCAGCAGGCCCTCAAGGCCTTGACCCGCAAATACGCCCCCGACATTGCCGGCGTGCTGGCATGGCGGGCGAAGGCGGCGAAACGCCTGAGCAAGATCGACACCTCAGCGGAAGCGCTCGGTGAGCTGAAACGGCGCGTGGAGGAGCTGGAGAAGTCGCTGGCGGGCCGCGCCGCCGCGCTCAGCGCCGTGCGCGCCCGCGCCGCAAACGCCCTCGGCGAGGCCGTGACGGCGGAGTTGCACGGCTTGGCCATGCCGAAGGCGCGGCTGACGGTGGCGGTCACACCTACGGCCTACACCCGCGACGGCGCCGACGCCGTGGAGCTACGCCTTGCACCCAACGACGCGGTGGAGCCGCGGCCCCTGGCCACCAGTGCCTCCGGCGGCGAGCTTTCGCGAGTCATGCTGGCGCTCGAGGTGATCCTGAGCGCAGGCTCAAGCGGGGGGACGCTCGTCTTCGACGAGGTTGACGCCGGGGTGGGAGGGCGCGCCGCGGTGGAAATCGGCCGCCGCCTCGCGCGCCTGGCCACGCACAACCAGGTCATCGTGGTCACCCACTTGCCCCAGGTCGCGGCCTACGCGGACACCCACCTGCACGTGGCCAAGAACGTGGGGGAGACGACGGTGACCTCCGGAGTGGTCGAGCTGGCGGACGAGGAGCGCGTGGAGGAGCTGGCGCGCATGATGGCGGGGATGGAAGACTCCGCGACGGGCCGCGCCCATGCGGGCGAGCTATTCTCACGGGCGCGGGAGGAAGTGAAATCCCTGCGCTCCTAG
- a CDS encoding NAD kinase — protein MTIRNHRAILLVPHTYRAGNIAAAGRAAELLTAAGIQVRLLDQSNMGPVEEEPSLRSLERVPEGPEAAADCELVLVLGGDGTFLRAANYAHAQDVPVLGINLGHVGFLAEWEQESLEEAIGRVIRTTYRIEDRMTIDVVLLDSGDNVLGTGWALNEASIENVNRTKVMDATLEVDFRPVSSFGCDGVLVSTPTGSTAYAFAAGGPVMWPEVEALLVVANNAHALFTKPLVVSPRSTVAIESESNTGEANVVLDGFRSLAMPPGSRVEIVRGRRPVRWVRLDEHPFTDRLVHKFKLPVSGWRGPAAK, from the coding sequence ATGACTATTCGCAACCACCGGGCAATCCTGCTCGTGCCGCACACCTACCGCGCTGGCAACATCGCCGCAGCTGGACGGGCGGCGGAGCTGCTGACGGCTGCGGGCATTCAAGTCCGGCTCCTCGACCAGTCGAATATGGGGCCGGTCGAAGAGGAGCCGTCGTTGCGTTCGCTCGAGCGCGTCCCCGAGGGGCCCGAGGCAGCTGCTGACTGCGAGCTTGTCCTCGTCCTCGGCGGCGACGGCACCTTCCTGCGCGCGGCGAACTACGCCCACGCCCAGGACGTTCCCGTGCTCGGGATCAACCTCGGCCACGTCGGCTTTTTGGCGGAATGGGAGCAGGAGAGCCTGGAGGAGGCCATCGGTCGCGTCATTCGCACGACCTACCGGATCGAAGACCGCATGACCATCGACGTCGTCCTGCTCGACTCCGGCGACAACGTCCTCGGCACGGGCTGGGCGCTCAACGAGGCCAGCATCGAAAACGTCAACCGCACGAAGGTCATGGACGCCACCCTGGAGGTCGACTTCCGCCCCGTGTCCTCCTTCGGCTGCGACGGGGTGCTCGTGTCCACCCCGACCGGTTCGACCGCCTACGCCTTCGCTGCGGGCGGCCCGGTGATGTGGCCGGAGGTGGAGGCGCTTCTGGTCGTCGCTAATAACGCGCACGCGCTTTTTACCAAGCCGCTGGTCGTCTCGCCTCGCTCGACTGTGGCGATCGAGTCAGAATCGAACACCGGCGAGGCGAACGTGGTGCTCGATGGCTTTCGCTCATTGGCCATGCCGCCCGGCTCGCGCGTCGAGATCGTGCGCGGGCGCCGCCCCGTGCGGTGGGTACGCCTGGACGAGCACCCCTTCACCGACCGCCTCGTGCACAAGTTCAAGCTCCCCGTTTCCGGGTGGAGGGGGCCGGCGGCGAAGTAA
- a CDS encoding TlyA family RNA methyltransferase — MPPGRRRLDAELVRRKIARSREQAREWIKDGRVEVAGFVASKPATVVEPDVSIRVNVDEADEWASRGAHKLLGALEVFEGRGLDVAKRRCLDAGASTGGFTDVLLTRGAREVVAVDVGYGQLVWRLQNDSRVTVLDRTNIRTLTPEMMGGPAELMVGDLSFISLRLVLPAIAECMAEGADLLPMVKPQFEVGKDRLGSGGVVRSAQLRAEVTADVARFAQGLGLSLKDVVASPLPGPSGNVEYFLWLVKDAGARSLDEDTLRALVSRAVEEGPTN, encoded by the coding sequence ATGCCCCCAGGACGTCGTCGTCTCGACGCCGAGTTGGTGCGCCGCAAGATCGCCCGCTCGCGCGAGCAGGCCCGCGAGTGGATCAAAGACGGCCGCGTGGAGGTGGCCGGGTTCGTGGCCTCGAAACCGGCGACAGTCGTGGAGCCCGACGTATCGATCCGTGTCAACGTCGACGAGGCGGACGAGTGGGCGTCGCGAGGGGCGCACAAGTTGCTGGGGGCGTTAGAGGTGTTTGAGGGGCGGGGGTTGGACGTCGCTAAGCGGAGGTGCCTCGACGCGGGAGCCTCGACGGGCGGGTTTACGGACGTCCTGCTCACGCGGGGAGCGCGTGAGGTCGTGGCTGTCGACGTGGGGTACGGGCAGCTGGTGTGGCGGCTGCAGAATGATTCGCGGGTGACGGTCCTCGACCGGACGAACATCCGGACGCTGACGCCGGAGATGATGGGCGGGCCGGCGGAGCTCATGGTGGGGGATTTGTCGTTTATCTCGCTGCGCCTGGTCCTCCCCGCGATCGCCGAGTGCATGGCCGAGGGCGCGGACCTGTTGCCGATGGTGAAGCCCCAGTTCGAGGTGGGCAAGGACCGGCTTGGAAGCGGAGGGGTGGTGCGTTCGGCGCAGCTTCGTGCTGAGGTCACGGCCGATGTCGCGCGGTTCGCCCAGGGGCTGGGGCTGAGCCTGAAGGATGTGGTGGCGTCGCCGCTGCCCGGTCCGAGCGGCAACGTAGAATACTTCCTGTGGCTCGTCAAGGATGCGGGCGCGCGTTCGCTCGACGAGGACACGCTGCGCGCCCTTGTCTCTCGGGCCGTCGAGGAAGGACCCACGAACTGA
- a CDS encoding HAD-IIA family hydrolase has translation MALLDSVDALLLDLDGTIWEGGHALPQAAETLADVTVPALYITNNALRPATAVAEMLENIGITAAPENILTSAQAAVTLAKESLGAGDKVLVLGSESFKDLARRAGFEVVDSATDGPRAVLHGHSPDTGWRELSEAALAIADGAEYIASNLDTTLPTERGLLVGNGSMVAAVTSATGVRPRAAGKPEPAMFIQAAAQVEATRPLAVGDRLDTDIAGAVGAGIPVLHVLTGVSGPLALLSAPKVQRPTFIGENLAALREEPSVLAPGPQGGFTARVDAGDIIVSRGDEDATPIQALRTALEVAWHMPEPPRLVRPNSDAAERACAEWW, from the coding sequence ATGGCATTGCTCGATTCCGTCGACGCATTGCTGCTCGACCTCGACGGAACCATCTGGGAGGGCGGTCACGCGCTGCCGCAGGCGGCGGAGACGCTTGCCGACGTCACCGTTCCGGCGCTCTACATCACCAACAACGCGTTGCGCCCCGCCACCGCGGTTGCCGAGATGCTGGAGAACATTGGGATTACGGCTGCACCGGAGAACATCCTCACTTCCGCGCAGGCTGCGGTGACGCTTGCGAAGGAGAGCCTCGGCGCAGGGGACAAGGTCCTCGTCCTCGGCTCGGAGTCCTTCAAGGACTTGGCCCGGCGGGCCGGCTTCGAGGTCGTCGACAGCGCGACCGACGGACCCCGCGCTGTGCTGCATGGCCACAGCCCGGACACGGGGTGGCGGGAGCTGTCCGAAGCGGCACTCGCCATCGCGGACGGTGCCGAGTACATCGCCTCGAACCTGGATACCACCCTGCCCACGGAGCGGGGGCTCCTCGTCGGCAACGGGTCGATGGTGGCCGCCGTGACCTCGGCTACCGGGGTGCGTCCGAGGGCCGCCGGAAAGCCGGAGCCGGCGATGTTTATCCAGGCCGCGGCCCAGGTGGAGGCTACGCGCCCGCTTGCCGTGGGCGACAGGCTTGACACGGACATCGCCGGCGCGGTGGGCGCGGGGATACCCGTGCTGCATGTCCTGACGGGTGTCTCGGGGCCGTTGGCGCTGTTGTCGGCGCCGAAGGTGCAGCGCCCCACCTTCATTGGGGAAAACCTCGCGGCTTTGCGCGAGGAGCCGAGCGTTCTGGCTCCAGGCCCGCAGGGCGGGTTTACTGCCCGCGTGGACGCGGGAGACATCATCGTGAGCCGCGGCGACGAGGACGCAACACCAATCCAGGCGCTGCGTACCGCGCTCGAGGTCGCGTGGCACATGCCGGAGCCGCCGCGGTTGGTCCGCCCGAACTCAGATGCCGCCGAACGAGCCTGCGCCGAATGGTGGTGA
- a CDS encoding tetratricopeptide repeat protein, producing MAQRLSEPDLPTDIDVSDLDPSVLQDLRVLSKDNAERVAKHMIMASALLEDDPQLALRHARAAKNRAGRVGVVRETNGIVAYHAGEWREALSELRAARRISGGPGLVAVMADAERGLGRPQKALEIGRGPEVRELDEVGRIELAIVLAGARHDLGQHEAALATLERLHPSFDSKGAEQARLSYAYADALLALGRGEEAKQWFEHAAAIDTDGMTDAAERAKEVH from the coding sequence ATGGCTCAGCGACTGTCCGAGCCGGATCTGCCGACGGATATTGACGTCTCCGACCTCGACCCGTCGGTGCTCCAGGACCTCCGTGTGTTGTCGAAGGATAATGCGGAGCGGGTAGCAAAGCACATGATTATGGCGAGCGCGCTATTGGAGGACGACCCGCAGCTTGCGCTGCGCCACGCCCGTGCCGCGAAGAATCGCGCGGGCCGTGTCGGTGTTGTCCGCGAGACAAACGGAATCGTTGCGTACCACGCGGGGGAGTGGCGCGAGGCACTGTCTGAGCTGCGTGCAGCGCGGCGTATTTCGGGCGGTCCTGGGCTTGTTGCCGTCATGGCGGACGCTGAGCGGGGGCTGGGCCGCCCGCAGAAAGCACTCGAAATCGGCCGTGGCCCCGAAGTGCGCGAGCTCGACGAGGTCGGCCGTATTGAGCTCGCCATTGTTTTGGCCGGCGCTCGGCACGACCTGGGGCAACACGAGGCGGCTCTGGCGACCCTGGAGCGTCTCCACCCCTCCTTTGATTCGAAGGGAGCGGAACAGGCGCGTTTGTCTTACGCCTATGCCGACGCGCTTCTGGCGCTCGGGCGTGGCGAGGAGGCGAAGCAATGGTTCGAGCACGCCGCGGCCATCGATACCGACGGCATGACGGACGCGGCGGAGCGTGCGAAGGAGGTTCATTAG
- a CDS encoding IS3 family transposase, whose amino-acid sequence MRAPTQVVVRFIDDNREEFGVEPIIRALAATDAKIALSTYYAYKSRPESSRSIRDRQLRKALRAIYDDNYSCYGARTLWAEVNRRGDFGRVARCTA is encoded by the coding sequence GTGCGAGCGCCCACACAGGTAGTCGTCCGGTTCATCGACGACAACCGGGAGGAATTCGGGGTCGAGCCGATTATTCGCGCCTTGGCGGCAACCGACGCGAAAATCGCCCTGAGCACCTACTACGCCTACAAATCCCGGCCTGAATCATCTCGATCTATCCGCGACCGACAACTACGCAAAGCTTTGCGTGCTATCTATGACGACAACTACTCCTGCTATGGAGCGCGCACACTATGGGCCGAGGTCAATCGCCGAGGCGACTTCGGTCGCGTCGCCCGGTGCACCGCCTAG
- a CDS encoding transposase — translation MPSKYTPELRQRAIELVLHAQADPATSRGAISRIAVELGMSKETLRGWVRAHKQSGAATPAESVDCAAENRRLRAELIEAKRANEILKRASAFFAAECERPHR, via the coding sequence ATGCCCTCGAAGTACACGCCTGAGTTGAGGCAGCGCGCCATCGAATTGGTGCTGCATGCGCAAGCTGACCCTGCTACGTCTCGTGGTGCGATATCCCGCATCGCTGTCGAGCTCGGAATGAGTAAGGAAACTCTGCGCGGCTGGGTCCGCGCTCATAAACAATCCGGCGCGGCAACCCCGGCTGAATCGGTGGATTGTGCAGCAGAAAACCGCAGGCTGCGGGCTGAACTGATTGAAGCGAAGCGCGCCAACGAGATTTTGAAAAGAGCATCAGCTTTTTTCGCGGCGGAGTGCGAGCGCCCACACAGGTAG